Proteins from a single region of Chryseobacterium sp. T16E-39:
- the rpiB gene encoding ribose 5-phosphate isomerase B encodes MKRKIAIAADHAGFEYKEIVKNYFSERFDIQDFGTFSTDSVDYPDFVHPAATSVENGENELGILICGSGNGVQITANKHQKIRCALCWMPEIASLARQHNDANMISMPARFISKELAIEIVEKFLSTNFEGGRHQTRVDKIAFC; translated from the coding sequence ATGAAAAGAAAAATTGCGATTGCAGCCGATCATGCAGGTTTTGAATATAAGGAGATTGTTAAAAACTATTTTTCAGAACGATTTGATATTCAGGATTTTGGAACGTTTTCCACAGACAGTGTGGATTATCCTGACTTTGTGCATCCTGCAGCAACTTCTGTAGAAAATGGGGAAAACGAATTAGGAATCCTTATTTGCGGAAGTGGAAATGGAGTGCAGATCACTGCTAACAAGCATCAGAAGATCCGTTGCGCACTTTGCTGGATGCCTGAAATTGCTTCGCTGGCGAGACAGCATAATGATGCTAATATGATTTCAATGCCAGCAAGATTCATATCTAAGGAGTTGGCTATAGAAATCGTTGAGAAATTTCTCTCTACCAATTTCGAAGGTGGCAGACATCAGACGAGAGTAGACAAAATAGCATTTTGCTAA
- a CDS encoding phosphoglycerate kinase, producing the protein MKTVNDFNFKDKKALVRVDFNVPQDDQLKVTDNTRIAAVKPTIDKILNDGGSVILMTHLGRPKGEAKDEFSLKHILGEVSNVLGKEVKFVDESIGAKAEQAASELNPGEILLLENLRFHNEEEKGDRGFAEQLSKLGDAYVNDAFGTAHRAHASTAVIAEFFNSTKFFGLLMANELKAIDKVLKSGERPVTAILGGSKVSTKITIIENILPAIDNLIIGGGMAFTFIKALGGKIGNSLVEEDKLPLALEILGKAKEHSVKVYLPSDTIIAESFSNDADRKEVDIYAIPEGWMGLDAGSKSRDQFNDVLLNSRTILWNGPIGVFEMSNFAGGTVALGDSIAEATKLGAFSLVGGGDSVAFVKQFGYGDKVSYVSTGGGAMLESLEGLELPGIAAINK; encoded by the coding sequence ATGAAAACAGTCAATGATTTCAATTTTAAAGACAAGAAGGCTTTAGTGAGGGTGGATTTTAATGTTCCGCAAGATGATCAGCTTAAAGTTACAGATAATACAAGGATTGCGGCTGTAAAGCCAACTATTGATAAAATTCTTAATGATGGTGGATCGGTAATTTTAATGACTCACTTAGGAAGACCAAAAGGAGAGGCGAAAGACGAATTTTCTTTGAAGCATATTCTGGGAGAAGTTTCTAATGTCTTGGGAAAAGAAGTAAAATTTGTAGACGAGTCTATAGGAGCAAAAGCTGAGCAAGCTGCTTCTGAGCTTAATCCTGGAGAAATTTTGTTGTTGGAGAATTTACGATTTCATAATGAAGAGGAAAAAGGGGATAGAGGATTTGCTGAGCAGCTTTCTAAATTGGGAGATGCATATGTGAATGATGCTTTTGGGACTGCCCATAGAGCTCATGCTTCTACAGCAGTTATTGCTGAATTTTTTAATTCAACTAAATTTTTCGGTTTACTAATGGCTAATGAACTTAAAGCTATTGATAAAGTATTAAAGAGTGGTGAAAGGCCTGTTACAGCGATACTTGGTGGATCAAAGGTTTCAACTAAAATTACCATTATAGAAAATATTCTTCCGGCAATCGATAATTTGATTATTGGTGGCGGGATGGCATTTACATTTATTAAAGCACTTGGTGGTAAGATTGGAAACTCACTGGTTGAAGAAGATAAATTACCATTGGCTTTGGAAATTTTAGGTAAAGCAAAAGAGCATAGTGTAAAAGTTTATCTTCCTTCTGATACGATCATAGCGGAAAGTTTTAGTAATGATGCGGATAGGAAAGAAGTGGATATTTATGCAATTCCTGAAGGTTGGATGGGATTGGATGCAGGTTCAAAATCAAGAGATCAGTTCAATGATGTTCTTCTTAATTCCAGAACAATTTTATGGAATGGTCCGATAGGAGTTTTTGAAATGTCTAATTTTGCTGGTGGAACTGTTGCACTCGGTGACAGTATAGCTGAGGCTACGAAACTGGGAGCTTTTTCTTTAGTAGGAGGTGGAGATAGTGTTGCTTTCGTTAAGCAATTCGGATATGGAGATAAAGTAAGTTATGTATCTACCGGAGGGGGTGCAATGCTTGAAAGTTTGGAAGGCCTGGAACTTCCTGGTATTGCAGCTATTAATAAGTAA
- a CDS encoding C1 family peptidase, which translates to MKNFKIVMIAIGMLSVTSCEKRDEDLNTTSNEAQKNHSLGAKLIDQTTYDNFAKVNINELTLKLKGKTESAAKNALASSYFIPGLPAIGDQGAEGSCVAWATAYTTASSLESNFKGVTAKRSPEYVYNQIKLGSCDAGAYVSDGLNLIKNQGVCSWAEMPYNDTGCSTQPNTSQKNAASTHKFTTWATVDKTNLSNVKTLLSMNLPIIIAVTVDYSFDHLSSSNGWIWSSHSGNSRGGHAIAVIGYDDNKQAFKVQNQWGTSWGNNGYFWIDYSFFAKTNNGAINECYVAYVQ; encoded by the coding sequence ATGAAAAATTTCAAAATCGTAATGATAGCAATAGGAATGCTATCCGTTACATCATGCGAAAAAAGAGACGAAGATCTCAACACTACTTCTAATGAAGCACAAAAAAATCATTCTTTAGGAGCAAAGCTGATAGATCAGACAACTTATGACAATTTCGCAAAAGTAAACATCAATGAACTTACCTTGAAATTAAAAGGAAAGACTGAATCAGCTGCTAAAAATGCTTTAGCATCAAGCTATTTTATTCCTGGCTTACCCGCCATTGGTGATCAAGGCGCCGAAGGATCTTGCGTTGCATGGGCAACAGCCTACACAACAGCCAGTTCACTGGAATCCAACTTTAAAGGGGTGACCGCAAAAAGAAGTCCTGAATACGTGTACAACCAGATCAAGCTGGGATCATGTGATGCAGGTGCTTATGTAAGTGATGGGTTAAATCTCATCAAAAATCAAGGGGTTTGTAGTTGGGCTGAGATGCCTTACAACGATACCGGATGTTCTACTCAGCCAAACACTTCTCAGAAAAATGCAGCCAGTACACACAAATTTACTACATGGGCAACTGTGGACAAAACAAACCTAAGCAATGTAAAAACGCTTTTAAGTATGAATCTACCTATAATTATCGCAGTTACAGTAGATTACAGTTTTGATCATTTAAGTTCCTCAAATGGATGGATATGGAGCTCACACTCGGGAAATTCACGTGGAGGACACGCAATTGCTGTGATTGGATATGATGACAATAAACAAGCATTCAAAGTACAAAACCAATGGGGAACCAGCTGGGGAAATAACGGGTATTTTTGGATAGATTATTCATTCTTTGCTAAAACAAATAATGGTGCTATCAATGAATGTTATGTAGCTTATGTTCAATAA
- a CDS encoding class I SAM-dependent methyltransferase — translation MKIKDHFLTQEIFEIEETETKGVFKTSPIPSNISRYYESEEYISHHQDSGSLKEKLYKFLQSFNLQYKKTILIDRLQKNSKVLDYGCGAGEFVKFIEKDFQTFGFEPDPDARKAAENKVTSATILDHISVIENKSLDAITLWHVFEHIENQSEMLEIFHNKLKEKGLLIIAVPNPTSYDAKHYKEYWAAYDVPRHIFHFSKKGMENLISKNPDWKLRKIKPLVLDSYYISMLSEKYKKSPLFWLKAVIHGTISNIKALFSNEFSSLIYIIEKR, via the coding sequence ATGAAAATTAAAGATCACTTTCTGACTCAGGAAATATTTGAAATTGAAGAAACAGAAACGAAAGGAGTATTTAAAACCTCCCCTATTCCATCTAACATTTCAAGATATTATGAAAGCGAAGAGTATATCTCCCATCATCAGGATTCAGGAAGTTTAAAAGAAAAATTGTATAAATTTCTTCAATCGTTCAATCTTCAGTATAAAAAAACAATTCTGATCGACAGATTACAAAAGAACTCAAAAGTTCTTGATTACGGATGTGGTGCAGGAGAGTTTGTAAAATTTATAGAAAAAGATTTTCAAACATTTGGATTCGAACCGGATCCGGATGCCAGGAAGGCTGCAGAAAATAAAGTAACCTCTGCTACGATTTTAGATCATATCAGTGTAATTGAAAATAAAAGTTTAGATGCCATCACTTTATGGCATGTATTTGAACATATCGAAAATCAGTCAGAAATGCTGGAAATATTTCATAACAAATTAAAGGAAAAAGGTCTACTGATTATAGCAGTACCCAACCCTACATCTTATGATGCAAAACATTATAAAGAATACTGGGCAGCTTATGATGTTCCCAGACATATCTTTCATTTTTCTAAAAAGGGCATGGAAAATCTAATTTCAAAAAACCCAGACTGGAAATTGAGAAAGATTAAACCCCTTGTTCTCGATTCGTATTACATCTCAATGTTAAGCGAAAAATATAAAAAATCACCGCTTTTTTGGCTAAAAGCAGTAATCCATGGAACGATTTCTAACATAAAAGCACTTTTTTCGAACGAATTTTCAAGTTTGATATACATTATCGAAAAAAGATAG